From Fusobacterium varium, the proteins below share one genomic window:
- a CDS encoding nucleotidyl transferase AbiEii/AbiGii toxin family protein, whose translation MVLHKDLENFKALIFLTAKDMGILEFYIEKDYWVTYILKKLSSSSFKNDVVFKGGTSLSKGYNAINRFSEDIDLQLTNSSLGDNQKKKLLKNIEETITEGMIYLPKHPRESKRGNIRKTIYQYPIQIYEEDKGQVSDVIVLEINSLSTPEPTEILEIESYIAKYLRKIGKEEFIPQFELESFKINVLSVKRTFIEKLFAVLDYTFEENAEVELGNKIRHLYDLHKLYQLNEIKAFLKTEASYKMASKVVVQNDFFGKRKDTIYKNSFLYDDFERINKIKSVYNTRFKSMVFEEFPNFEDLKDTLKILLNFIDKWEKEYRKNTNENKI comes from the coding sequence GTGGTACTACATAAAGATTTAGAAAACTTTAAAGCTTTAATTTTCCTTACAGCTAAAGATATGGGTATTTTAGAGTTTTATATAGAAAAAGATTATTGGGTAACTTATATTTTGAAAAAATTAAGTAGCAGTTCTTTTAAAAATGATGTTGTATTTAAAGGTGGAACTTCCCTTTCAAAAGGATATAATGCTATCAATAGATTTTCTGAAGATATAGATTTGCAGCTTACTAATTCATCTTTAGGAGATAATCAAAAGAAAAAACTGTTAAAAAATATAGAGGAAACAATAACTGAGGGTATGATTTATCTTCCAAAACACCCAAGAGAATCTAAAAGAGGAAATATAAGAAAAACTATCTATCAATATCCAATTCAAATATATGAGGAAGATAAAGGACAAGTTAGTGATGTTATAGTTTTAGAAATTAATTCTTTATCTACTCCTGAACCAACAGAGATTTTAGAGATAGAAAGCTATATAGCGAAGTATTTAAGAAAAATTGGAAAAGAAGAATTTATTCCTCAATTTGAGTTAGAAAGTTTTAAAATTAATGTACTATCAGTAAAAAGGACTTTTATAGAAAAATTATTTGCAGTATTAGATTATACTTTTGAAGAGAATGCTGAAGTAGAACTTGGAAATAAAATAAGACATCTTTACGATTTACATAAGCTTTATCAGCTTAATGAGATTAAAGCTTTTTTAAAAACTGAAGCTTCTTATAAAATGGCTTCTAAAGTAGTAGTTCAAAATGATTTCTTTGGAAAAAGGAAAGATACTATATATAAAAATTCTTTCTTATATGATGATTTTGAGAGAATTAATAAAATAAAGAGTGTATATAACACAAGATTTAAAAGTATGGTTTTTGAAGAGTTTCCTAACTTTGAAGATTTAAAAGATACTTTAAAAATCTTATTAAATTTTATAGATAAGTGGGAAAAAGAATATAGAAAAAATACTAATGAAAATAAGATATAA
- a CDS encoding ABC transporter ATP-binding protein: MNLEIKNGCFGYSKENLILKNINLKVNDGEIFTILGQNGIGKTTLLKCLNGVLKWSDGEVYIDEKKVLSSKDLKNIGYVPQAHNLSFPYSVKELVVMGRAKYLGAFSIPSEEDYKLVEKVLNEIGILHLIDKKCSELSGGQLQMAFVARALVSEPRILILDEPESHLDFKNQTIILKLIVKLVKEKGITCIFNTHYPEYALRISDRSMIMGKEDYIIGKTIDIINEENLKKYFDINTKIFNTIINNEVLKSVIITDNFKIF; this comes from the coding sequence TTGAATTTAGAGATAAAAAATGGTTGTTTTGGCTATTCAAAAGAGAATTTAATTTTAAAAAATATTAATTTAAAAGTAAATGATGGAGAAATTTTTACTATTTTAGGTCAAAACGGTATAGGAAAAACAACTCTTTTAAAGTGTCTTAATGGAGTTTTAAAATGGAGTGATGGAGAAGTGTATATTGATGAAAAAAAAGTACTGTCTTCTAAAGATTTAAAAAATATTGGATATGTTCCTCAAGCACATAATCTCTCATTTCCATATTCAGTAAAAGAATTAGTAGTAATGGGAAGAGCTAAATATTTAGGAGCTTTCTCCATTCCATCTGAAGAAGATTACAAACTAGTAGAAAAAGTACTAAATGAAATAGGAATACTTCATTTAATAGATAAAAAATGTTCTGAACTTAGTGGAGGGCAATTACAAATGGCATTTGTAGCAAGAGCTCTAGTATCAGAACCAAGAATATTGATATTAGATGAACCTGAGTCACATTTAGATTTTAAAAATCAGACTATTATTTTAAAGTTAATAGTAAAATTAGTTAAAGAAAAAGGAATAACATGTATTTTTAATACTCACTACCCTGAATATGCTTTAAGAATTTCAGATAGATCTATGATAATGGGAAAAGAAGACTATATTATTGGAAAAACTATTGATATAATCAACGAAGAAAACTTAAAAAAATATTTTGATATAAATACAAAGATTTTTAATACTATAATAAATAATGAAGTTTTAAAAAGTGTTATTATCACAGATAATTTTAAAATATTCTAA
- a CDS encoding iron ABC transporter permease: MNKDRYKIKMFFLITLLIFCIMGGIFLGRFYISPTTFFSIILEKIIGIENNSIESSVIFQLRIPRIIMNLLIGAGLAVAGTALQGVFQNPLVSPDVISVSSGAAFGAALGILLFGMNNYVIMLAMTFGILSVGLTYILSKVRGESSTLSLVLSGMVMTSLFGSLISLIKYTADPYDKLPAITYWLMGSFSNISYSEIKLASIPILSGIFILYLLRWRINILSLGDEEVRSLGLNPSNTRTLIIILVTLITATCVTVTGIIGWIGLLIPHICRMFIGVDNTKLIPSSCITGAIFMLIIDGIARTATASEIPIGILTSLVGAPFFIIIFKRYKSW; this comes from the coding sequence ATGAACAAAGACAGATATAAAATAAAAATGTTTTTTCTTATTACACTTTTAATTTTTTGTATAATGGGTGGAATATTTTTAGGAAGATTTTATATTTCTCCAACAACATTTTTTTCTATTATTTTAGAAAAAATAATAGGAATTGAAAATAATTCTATAGAAAGTTCTGTAATTTTTCAATTAAGAATTCCTAGAATTATAATGAATCTCTTAATTGGAGCTGGATTAGCGGTAGCTGGAACAGCTCTACAAGGAGTATTTCAAAATCCTTTAGTTAGTCCTGATGTAATAAGTGTAAGTTCTGGTGCAGCCTTTGGGGCAGCTTTAGGAATATTGCTTTTTGGAATGAATAATTATGTTATTATGTTAGCTATGACTTTTGGAATATTAAGTGTAGGCTTAACATATATTTTATCAAAAGTTAGAGGAGAAAGTTCAACCCTTTCCTTAGTACTTTCTGGTATGGTTATGACCTCTCTTTTTGGATCTTTGATATCTTTAATTAAATATACAGCTGATCCTTATGATAAGCTTCCAGCTATTACTTATTGGCTTATGGGAAGTTTTTCAAACATTTCATATTCAGAGATAAAGTTAGCTTCAATTCCTATATTAAGTGGAATATTTATCTTGTACCTTCTAAGATGGAGAATAAATATTCTATCTCTTGGAGATGAAGAAGTTCGTTCTTTAGGATTAAATCCTTCTAATACTAGAACTTTAATAATAATTTTAGTAACTTTAATAACTGCAACATGTGTAACTGTAACTGGAATAATAGGGTGGATTGGACTTTTAATTCCTCATATTTGTAGAATGTTTATAGGAGTAGACAACACAAAACTTATTCCAAGTTCTTGTATAACTGGGGCTATATTTATGTTGATAATTGATGGAATAGCTAGAACAGCTACAGCATCAGAAATACCTATAGGAATATTAACTTCATTGGTAGGTGCACCATTTTTCATTATAATATTTAAAAGATATAAAAGTTGGTGA
- a CDS encoding ABC transporter substrate-binding protein: MRKFLKCATICSLFLLGNIVTEGKVVTDLTGKKIEMADKVEKVAVVPIPWASLSFAVDGSDTKIIGMHPSAKKAYEISILKDIAPNMKKANSTFVDNNFNMNYEELAILKPDLVIVWDYQEEAQEKLNKINIPAVAIKYGTLENVQNGIKLLGEIFDKEEKANELIKYHKSTNEYLMSKEPELKNIERKKVLYIRDSQLTVATGSSVNNIMIDMAGGENAAKEIKVGSWSKVTMEQVMTWNPDIIILSNFDKIQPNDIYNNKISGQDWSNIEAVKNKKVYKAPIGIYRWDAPCAETPLMIKWIAKTTAPEIFKEYDIKKDIKDFYEKFFNYKLTDEQLKTILNTNLNPTLDI, encoded by the coding sequence ATGAGAAAATTTTTAAAATGTGCTACTATATGTTCACTATTTTTATTAGGAAATATTGTTACAGAAGGAAAGGTAGTTACAGATTTAACTGGGAAAAAAATTGAAATGGCTGATAAAGTTGAAAAAGTTGCTGTTGTTCCAATTCCATGGGCATCTTTATCATTTGCTGTAGATGGAAGTGATACTAAAATCATTGGAATGCACCCATCTGCTAAAAAAGCTTATGAAATTAGTATTTTAAAAGATATAGCACCAAATATGAAAAAAGCTAACTCTACTTTTGTAGATAATAATTTTAATATGAACTACGAAGAATTGGCAATATTAAAACCAGATCTTGTAATAGTTTGGGATTATCAAGAAGAGGCACAAGAAAAATTAAACAAAATCAATATTCCAGCAGTTGCCATCAAATATGGTACTTTAGAAAATGTACAAAATGGCATTAAATTATTAGGAGAAATTTTTGATAAGGAGGAAAAAGCAAATGAACTTATTAAATATCACAAATCTACAAATGAGTATTTAATGTCTAAAGAACCTGAATTAAAAAATATTGAAAGAAAAAAAGTTCTTTATATAAGAGATTCACAATTAACAGTAGCTACAGGTAGCTCAGTAAATAATATTATGATTGATATGGCTGGTGGAGAAAATGCAGCTAAAGAAATCAAGGTTGGAAGCTGGTCAAAAGTAACAATGGAACAAGTTATGACATGGAATCCTGATATTATAATTTTAAGTAACTTTGATAAAATTCAGCCCAATGATATCTATAACAATAAAATTAGTGGTCAAGATTGGTCAAATATTGAAGCTGTAAAAAATAAAAAAGTATATAAAGCTCCAATAGGAATCTATAGATGGGATGCTCCATGTGCTGAAACTCCTTTAATGATAAAATGGATAGCTAAAACAACAGCTCCTGAAATATTTAAAGAATATGATATCAAAAAAGATATAAAAGATTTCTATGAAAAATTCTTCAATTATAAATTAACTGATGAACAGTTAAAAACTATTTTAAATACTAATTTAAATCCAACTCTTGATATTTAG
- a CDS encoding oxidoreductase: MELTRCLLGKEINKMLKDLVNIPRNIVVSVGATGCLNVLYNEAIKYNKRNLLYTFPVDEIDMISGEHIKKLEILIEEIIKERYKDIDSIIIYETCTDLLMGSNFQLLTKKIVNKYGIIVKVLERGPISKRKIFPRERLKKLIVELQEDLKSQNKKINNFNIKSETSKGKVQHFIPPIVSDYSGVCSALYSSKILKIIISPGGCRTPVIYDEIRKIDNSLVYCTKMGEMEVFLGEEGELIKKIEEVIKTEKIEIISLIRTVIPSFTGMDIENIGNILEKKYKIPTIVLNSNSFENYYSGISTTFLTLGKKFLAKENIKKRERSINIIGYTPLTFGKIEKNLSPLFNEITKLKLNIEAIFSHELSLEKIKNSINANLNIVLSHEGIPLAEFMKKEFNIPYLIINLVGKHGMEQTKIQLSKFFNFKVEKETCSEVLQEDQRKVLIISSPFMARNIAESLEKDFNIPNIKPVSFLRKNGKLRKIYKGLDKIELIDEEEKLLKLIEEYNPDILIGDLLYKEMIPKEKIFIPLTHSGYSTRLNMEQEYYYCGEEGYKYFKSFL, translated from the coding sequence ATGGAATTAACAAGATGTTTGCTAGGAAAAGAGATAAATAAAATGTTAAAAGATTTAGTAAATATTCCAAGAAATATAGTTGTTTCTGTTGGGGCAACTGGTTGTTTAAATGTTCTATATAATGAGGCTATAAAATATAATAAAAGAAATTTACTTTATACTTTTCCTGTTGATGAGATAGATATGATTTCAGGAGAACATATAAAAAAACTAGAAATTTTAATAGAAGAAATAATAAAAGAGAGATACAAAGATATAGATTCAATTATTATATATGAAACTTGTACAGATCTTCTCATGGGAAGTAACTTTCAATTATTAACTAAGAAAATAGTAAATAAATATGGAATAATCGTGAAAGTTTTAGAAAGAGGTCCAATATCTAAAAGAAAAATTTTTCCTAGAGAAAGATTAAAAAAATTAATAGTAGAGTTACAAGAGGATTTAAAAAGTCAAAATAAGAAAATTAATAACTTTAACATAAAATCTGAAACTTCTAAGGGGAAAGTTCAACATTTTATCCCACCAATAGTTTCTGATTATTCTGGAGTATGTTCTGCTCTCTACTCGTCTAAAATTTTAAAAATAATTATTTCTCCTGGTGGGTGTAGAACTCCTGTTATTTATGATGAGATAAGAAAGATAGATAATAGTTTAGTTTATTGTACAAAAATGGGAGAAATGGAAGTTTTTTTGGGAGAAGAGGGAGAATTAATAAAAAAGATAGAAGAAGTAATAAAAACTGAAAAAATAGAAATAATATCTCTAATAAGGACTGTTATTCCTAGTTTTACGGGAATGGATATTGAAAATATAGGGAATATTTTAGAAAAAAAATATAAAATACCAACTATAGTTTTAAACAGTAATAGTTTTGAAAATTACTATTCTGGGATTTCAACAACTTTTCTAACTTTAGGAAAAAAATTTCTAGCAAAAGAAAATATAAAAAAAAGAGAAAGATCTATAAATATTATAGGTTACACTCCTCTTACCTTTGGAAAAATAGAAAAAAATTTATCTCCTTTATTTAATGAAATAACAAAATTAAAATTAAATATTGAAGCTATATTTTCACATGAACTATCTCTAGAAAAAATAAAAAATAGTATTAATGCTAATTTAAATATTGTATTGAGTCATGAGGGAATTCCTTTAGCTGAATTTATGAAAAAAGAGTTTAATATACCATATTTAATTATAAATTTAGTGGGAAAACATGGAATGGAACAAACAAAAATTCAATTAAGTAAATTTTTTAATTTCAAAGTAGAAAAAGAAACATGTTCTGAAGTTTTGCAAGAAGATCAAAGAAAAGTTTTAATTATCTCTTCTCCTTTTATGGCAAGAAATATAGCTGAATCTTTAGAAAAAGATTTTAATATTCCAAATATAAAACCTGTATCTTTTTTAAGAAAAAATGGAAAATTAAGAAAAATATATAAGGGTTTAGATAAAATAGAATTAATTGATGAAGAAGAAAAACTTTTAAAATTAATTGAAGAGTATAATCCAGATATATTGATAGGAGATCTACTATATAAAGAGATGATTCCAAAAGAAAAAATTTTTATTCCTTTGACTCATTCAGGATATAGTACAAGATTGAATATGGAGCAAGAATATTATTATTGTGGAGAAGAGGGTTATAAATACTTTAAAAGTTTTTTATAA
- a CDS encoding AAA family ATPase gives MLKIAIYGKGGIGKSTISSNLSAVFSIKGKKVLHIGCDPKGDSTRNLIGKKIPTVIDQLKLKSELEKEDIIFKGFNGIECIEAGGPDAGKGCAGRGIVTMMEELEDLEVFEEHRDIVIYDVLGDVVCGGFAVPMRESYANTIYIVTSSEFMSIYAANNIMKSIKNFSSNKNIKFGGIIYNQRSKNSKIEILKLFAQMTESEIIGEIPYNRDIMKAELSGKTLGESYPNSKAYINFDKLADRILEEKNNKIPTPLSEEKLEYLAKQILLLEEKGE, from the coding sequence ATGTTAAAGATAGCAATATATGGAAAAGGTGGAATAGGAAAGTCAACAATATCTTCAAATTTATCAGCAGTTTTTTCTATAAAAGGAAAAAAAGTATTACATATTGGTTGTGATCCTAAAGGAGATTCGACTAGAAATCTCATCGGTAAAAAGATACCAACAGTTATTGACCAATTAAAATTAAAGAGTGAATTAGAAAAAGAAGATATTATTTTTAAAGGGTTTAATGGAATTGAATGTATAGAAGCAGGAGGACCTGATGCTGGAAAAGGATGTGCAGGGAGAGGAATAGTCACAATGATGGAGGAACTAGAGGATTTAGAAGTTTTTGAAGAGCATAGAGATATAGTTATTTACGATGTTCTAGGAGATGTTGTATGTGGAGGTTTTGCTGTTCCTATGAGAGAAAGCTATGCTAATACTATTTATATAGTAACCTCTTCTGAATTTATGTCTATCTATGCAGCTAATAACATCATGAAAAGTATAAAAAACTTTTCTTCAAATAAAAATATAAAATTTGGTGGAATAATTTACAATCAAAGAAGTAAAAATTCAAAAATAGAAATTCTAAAACTCTTTGCTCAAATGACTGAAAGTGAAATAATTGGAGAGATTCCATACAACAGAGATATTATGAAAGCTGAACTTTCTGGAAAAACTTTAGGTGAAAGTTATCCTAATTCAAAAGCTTATATAAATTTTGATAAACTTGCTGATAGAATTTTAGAAGAAAAAAACAATAAAATTCCTACTCCACTTTCTGAAGAAAAATTAGAATATTTAGCAAAGCAAATCCTATTATTAGAAGAAAAAGGTGAATAA